One genomic window of Mogibacterium diversum includes the following:
- a CDS encoding IMP cyclohydrolase has translation MNKTQINELSFLASNDYWGRGILIGRTSNKIAVAYFIMGRSENSRNRIFYKEDDRVAIAPYDKEADIDPTLIIYYPIKTNGKNLIVTNGDQTDTVEEFLNKGLTFEDALRTRCFEPDAPHFTPRISGILSLVDGSYTLSILKDSDGQGTDCHRYFYEYPSRPNYAHFIHTYEGNDTPLPTFEGEPKLFKIPDTIEEFTDTIWNSLNDDNKISLCTMMINPETLEREVNIYNKRMGD, from the coding sequence ATGAATAAGACACAAATTAATGAACTTAGTTTTCTCGCTTCTAATGACTATTGGGGCAGGGGCATCCTTATTGGAAGAACATCAAATAAGATTGCCGTTGCCTATTTTATAATGGGAAGAAGTGAAAATAGTCGAAATAGAATTTTTTATAAGGAAGATGATCGAGTAGCAATTGCACCATACGATAAAGAGGCAGATATTGACCCAACTCTCATCATCTATTATCCAATTAAGACAAATGGCAAGAATTTAATTGTAACGAATGGAGATCAGACGGATACAGTCGAGGAGTTCCTTAACAAAGGCCTTACATTTGAGGATGCTTTGAGAACTAGATGTTTCGAACCTGATGCGCCTCATTTTACACCGAGAATTAGTGGTATTCTAAGCCTTGTAGATGGTTCGTATACACTGAGTATTCTCAAGGATTCTGATGGACAAGGGACAGATTGTCATAGATATTTCTACGAATACCCTTCGCGTCCAAACTACGCACATTTTATACACACATATGAGGGTAACGATACACCTCTTCCAACATTTGAAGGTGAGCCTAAGCTATTTAAAATTCCAGATACTATAGAAGAGTTTACTGATACTATATGGAATAGCCTTAATGATGATAATAAAATTTCTCTGTGCACTATGATGATCAATCCGGAGACTCTAGAAAGAGAAGTTAATATTTATAACAAGAGAATGGGGGATTAA
- the ruvX gene encoding Holliday junction resolvase RuvX: protein MRKIGLDVGEKTIGVAVSDLLDITAQGVTTIERVGIRKDTTKVLDLVREYECDTVVVGLPLSLDGTDSVQTQKVRDFRTMLENKLRSSGLAHVNIEWQDERFTTKLAENILIAGDVKRSDRKKVIDKQAAILILQSYLDRVSNE, encoded by the coding sequence ATGAGAAAAATAGGACTTGATGTCGGTGAAAAAACTATAGGTGTTGCGGTAAGCGATTTACTAGATATTACAGCACAGGGAGTCACTACAATTGAGCGTGTTGGTATTAGAAAGGATACTACCAAGGTGCTTGATTTAGTGCGTGAATATGAGTGTGATACAGTTGTAGTCGGGCTTCCTCTAAGCCTTGATGGAACCGATAGCGTACAGACTCAAAAGGTACGTGATTTCCGTACTATGCTTGAAAATAAATTAAGAAGCTCCGGTCTTGCTCATGTAAATATCGAGTGGCAGGATGAGAGATTTACGACGAAGTTAGCAGAAAATATCCTTATTGCAGGTGATGTAAAAAGAAGTGATCGCAAGAAGGTTATTGACAAGCAGGCAGCAATTTTAATATTACAAAGTTATTTAGACAGGGTGAGCAATGAATAA
- a CDS encoding IreB family regulatory phosphoprotein yields the protein MSKDTILFESAKIKQISNKEAMHQIYSSLQERGYNAIDQMVGYLTSGDPSYITSHNDARNLILKIDRDELLEEILKSYLELDK from the coding sequence ATGAGCAAGGATACAATTTTGTTCGAAAGTGCAAAGATCAAACAGATTTCCAACAAAGAAGCGATGCATCAGATTTATTCATCTCTTCAGGAGAGGGGATACAATGCTATCGATCAGATGGTTGGATACTTAACATCTGGAGACCCATCTTATATAACAAGCCATAATGATGCGAGAAACCTCATTCTTAAGATTGATAGAGATGAGCTACTCGAGGAGATTTTAAAGTCTTATCTAGAGCTTGATAAGTAG
- the alaS gene encoding alanine--tRNA ligase produces MEKLGLNEIRDLFRDFFVSKGHYAAGSASLIPKNDKSLLIINSGMAPLKAYFAGVETPPSKRMTTCQKCIRTGDIDNVGKTARHGTFFEMLGNFSFGDYFKEESLTWGWEFITEHLNMPKDKLWATIYQDDDEAYDIWIKLGMPAERIVRLGKEDNFWEIGLGPCGPCSEIYYDRGEAYGCGAPDCKPGCECDRYIEFWNHVFSQFSKEDDGSYSNLAHPNIDTGMGLERLACIMQDVDSIFDIDTIRKILDSVAQMAGVDYQAGNEQNDVSLRIITDHLRSMVFMIADGIMPSNEGRGYVLRRLIRRAARHGRLLGIEENNFLAKLMDSVVEVSGGAYPELVEKHDYIKKLIAIEEEQFAKTMDNGMGILEEYIAKLDKNDKMVLDGVDAFKLYDTYGFPVEMTEEILAERGITVDMDGFKENMDRQKELARQGQKSTEDVAWKDAADYDKLPKSKFLGYMEFNADAEVLYVNSSKGKNLLIFDKTPFYATSGGQLHDIGVIIIADKEYHVNDVTKENDIFLHFVDESVDNVNVGDTAELKVDVANRNRTARGHSATHILQQALKDVLGEHVSQAGSYVDNHYLRFDFNHFEAMTHDQIKEVEDIVNDKIDAFLPILMQEMPIAEAQKMGATAIFGEKYGDIVRVVSMGDYSVEFCGGTHIDNTGKIGAFKIISEAGIASGIRRIEAITGTQVIGYTEDKESVISNVCATLKSNASDIEKKAAQLVSDNKELEKTIKSLKADEIAGSLDEIIASGSDINGIKLITKRFDNTDVAQLREMADAIKSSETKSIFVAASVNDGKIAILVSVSDELVSEGFHAGKLVKEIAQVAGGNGGGKAGMAQAGAKDESKLEEAFELAKTLVANK; encoded by the coding sequence ATGGAAAAACTTGGTCTTAATGAAATAAGAGATTTATTCCGTGATTTCTTTGTTAGTAAGGGTCACTATGCAGCGGGAAGTGCATCTTTGATTCCCAAAAATGATAAAAGTTTGCTTATTATTAATTCTGGCATGGCACCATTAAAGGCATATTTTGCAGGAGTGGAGACACCACCATCTAAACGGATGACGACTTGCCAGAAATGTATAAGAACTGGAGATATCGATAATGTTGGAAAGACTGCACGTCATGGTACATTCTTTGAGATGCTAGGAAACTTCAGCTTTGGAGATTATTTTAAAGAAGAGTCATTGACATGGGGCTGGGAATTTATTACCGAACATCTGAATATGCCTAAGGATAAACTTTGGGCTACTATATATCAGGATGACGATGAAGCATACGATATATGGATAAAACTAGGTATGCCTGCTGAAAGGATAGTAAGGCTCGGAAAAGAAGATAACTTCTGGGAAATAGGTCTTGGTCCATGTGGACCTTGTTCCGAGATATACTATGATAGAGGTGAAGCTTATGGATGTGGTGCACCTGACTGTAAACCAGGATGTGAGTGCGACAGGTATATAGAATTCTGGAATCATGTATTTTCACAGTTTTCGAAGGAAGACGACGGATCATATTCAAATTTAGCGCATCCTAATATTGATACTGGAATGGGACTTGAAAGACTTGCCTGCATTATGCAAGATGTAGATTCCATATTTGATATAGATACTATTAGAAAGATACTTGACTCAGTTGCACAAATGGCAGGAGTTGACTATCAAGCTGGAAATGAACAGAATGATGTAAGTTTGAGAATAATTACTGATCATTTGCGATCTATGGTATTTATGATCGCAGATGGAATTATGCCAAGTAATGAAGGAAGAGGATACGTTTTAAGGCGTCTTATCAGAAGGGCGGCTAGACATGGAAGACTCTTAGGAATTGAAGAGAATAATTTTCTAGCTAAGCTTATGGATTCTGTAGTAGAAGTTTCTGGCGGAGCATATCCTGAGCTAGTCGAAAAGCATGACTATATTAAGAAGCTAATAGCTATCGAGGAAGAGCAATTTGCAAAGACCATGGATAATGGCATGGGAATTCTTGAAGAGTACATTGCAAAGCTGGATAAAAACGATAAGATGGTATTAGATGGTGTAGATGCATTCAAACTTTATGATACCTACGGATTCCCTGTAGAGATGACTGAAGAAATTCTGGCTGAGAGAGGGATTACCGTTGATATGGATGGTTTCAAGGAAAACATGGACCGCCAAAAGGAACTCGCGCGTCAGGGTCAGAAATCCACAGAAGATGTAGCATGGAAAGATGCAGCTGATTACGATAAATTGCCAAAGAGTAAATTCCTCGGCTATATGGAATTTAATGCCGACGCTGAAGTTTTATACGTTAACAGTAGTAAGGGCAAGAATCTGCTTATTTTCGATAAGACTCCCTTCTACGCTACAAGCGGTGGCCAGCTTCATGATATAGGAGTGATTATCATAGCTGATAAGGAATATCATGTAAATGATGTAACTAAAGAAAATGATATCTTTTTACACTTTGTTGATGAATCAGTTGATAATGTAAATGTCGGAGATACTGCAGAGTTAAAGGTTGATGTAGCAAATAGAAATAGAACAGCTAGAGGGCACAGTGCAACACATATTCTTCAGCAAGCCCTAAAGGATGTACTTGGAGAACACGTATCACAGGCCGGTTCTTATGTTGATAATCACTATCTTAGATTTGATTTTAATCACTTCGAGGCTATGACTCATGATCAGATTAAAGAGGTAGAAGATATCGTTAACGATAAGATTGACGCATTTCTTCCGATTCTTATGCAGGAAATGCCAATCGCGGAAGCTCAGAAGATGGGCGCTACTGCCATATTTGGTGAAAAGTATGGGGATATCGTCCGCGTTGTAAGCATGGGTGATTATAGTGTAGAATTCTGTGGTGGTACTCATATCGACAATACTGGTAAAATCGGTGCATTCAAGATTATTTCTGAAGCTGGTATTGCATCTGGCATCAGAAGAATTGAAGCAATTACTGGAACTCAGGTTATCGGTTATACTGAAGACAAAGAGTCAGTAATTTCAAATGTATGTGCAACACTTAAGTCTAATGCTAGTGATATTGAAAAGAAAGCAGCTCAGCTCGTTTCCGACAATAAGGAACTTGAGAAGACAATTAAATCTTTGAAGGCAGATGAAATCGCAGGTTCACTTGATGAAATCATCGCATCTGGTTCTGATATAAATGGTATCAAGCTAATAACGAAGAGGTTCGACAATACAGATGTTGCTCAACTTAGAGAGATGGCAGATGCTATAAAGTCCAGCGAGACTAAGTCTATTTTCGTTGCTGCATCTGTAAATGATGGTAAGATTGCAATTCTTGTTTCTGTAAGCGATGAGCTTGTTAGCGAAGGCTTCCATGCTGGAAAGCTAGTTAAGGAAATCGCGCAGGTTGCCGGCGGTAATGGAGGCGGAAAGGCTGGAATGGCGCAGGCTGGAGCAAAGGATGAAAGCAAGTTAGAAGAAGCATTCGAATTAGCAAAGACTCTAGTTGCAAATAAATAA
- the purB gene encoding adenylosuccinate lyase: METNRLQYMSPLSSRYASKEMKYIFSEKKKFTTWHELWIALAKAEKELGLDITDEQIQEMIDNKDIVDFEVAEAREKEVRHDVMSHVYAYGKRCPKAEAIIHLGATSCYVGDNTDVILMKEALELIIEKTVQVLVNLKKFSREYKAMPCLGYTHLQPAQLTTVGKRASLWMYELALDVIELERRLEDLKMLGSKGTTGTQASFMDLFNNDESKVKRLDEIIAKEFGVSGCVPVSGQTYSRKVDANILSSLSGVAQSASKFSNDLRILQSFGEMEEPFEKNQIGSSAMPYKRNPMRSERITSLARYVIVDSLNPAITAATQWFERTLDDSANKRISVPEAFLALDGILNLYINITSDMVVYPKVINARTMEKLPFIATENIMMEAVKKGGNRQDLHEQIRVHSHEATLRVKRDGLNNDLVDRIAADKTFGLSKEEILSAMDPILYVGRSPSQVEELITEVIDPIIERHPQKNIETEINL, encoded by the coding sequence ATGGAAACCAATAGATTGCAGTATATGTCGCCACTATCTTCTAGATATGCGAGCAAGGAGATGAAGTATATATTCTCCGAAAAGAAGAAATTTACAACATGGCATGAGCTATGGATAGCTCTAGCAAAGGCTGAAAAAGAACTTGGTCTTGATATCACTGATGAACAGATCCAGGAAATGATTGATAACAAGGACATCGTTGATTTTGAAGTAGCAGAAGCTAGGGAAAAAGAAGTACGTCACGACGTAATGAGCCATGTCTATGCATATGGAAAGCGTTGCCCTAAAGCAGAGGCGATAATTCACCTCGGAGCTACGTCGTGCTATGTTGGTGACAATACAGATGTTATTTTGATGAAGGAAGCTCTTGAACTTATCATCGAGAAGACAGTTCAGGTCCTTGTAAATCTAAAGAAGTTTTCAAGAGAATATAAGGCTATGCCTTGCCTTGGATACACACATTTGCAGCCAGCACAGCTAACTACTGTAGGTAAGAGAGCATCGCTGTGGATGTATGAACTAGCGCTCGATGTAATCGAACTTGAAAGAAGGCTCGAAGATCTCAAAATGCTTGGTTCAAAGGGCACAACAGGTACTCAGGCAAGCTTTATGGACCTCTTCAACAACGATGAGTCTAAGGTCAAGAGGCTTGATGAGATTATTGCAAAAGAATTCGGAGTATCTGGTTGTGTTCCGGTATCTGGACAGACCTATTCTCGTAAAGTGGACGCTAATATATTATCGTCGCTTTCAGGAGTTGCACAGAGTGCCTCTAAGTTCTCAAACGACCTTAGAATCCTTCAGTCATTTGGAGAGATGGAAGAGCCTTTTGAAAAGAATCAAATTGGTTCTTCTGCTATGCCATACAAAAGAAATCCAATGAGATCCGAGCGAATTACATCTCTTGCTAGATATGTAATCGTTGACTCACTTAACCCAGCGATTACGGCTGCAACGCAGTGGTTCGAGAGAACACTGGATGACTCTGCAAATAAGAGAATTTCCGTTCCTGAAGCTTTTTTAGCACTAGATGGTATTCTTAATCTGTATATCAATATAACAAGTGATATGGTGGTGTATCCTAAGGTTATAAATGCCCGTACTATGGAGAAGCTCCCGTTCATCGCAACTGAGAATATAATGATGGAAGCAGTTAAGAAGGGTGGAAATAGACAGGATTTACATGAACAGATAAGAGTTCATTCTCATGAGGCAACTTTAAGAGTTAAGAGAGATGGACTTAATAATGATCTTGTAGATAGAATTGCTGCCGATAAGACATTTGGACTTTCTAAAGAAGAGATTCTATCAGCTATGGATCCAATTCTATATGTAGGAAGAAGTCCATCTCAGGTTGAAGAATTGATTACTGAGGTTATTGATCCAATTATCGAACGTCATCCTCAGAAAAACATCGAAACTGAGATTAACCTATAG
- a CDS encoding phosphoribosylaminoimidazolecarboxamide formyltransferase → MKKIELKYGCNPNQKPASVYMEDGSELPFEVLNGKPGYINLLDALNGWQLVSEIKEATGKATAASFKHVSPSSAAVGRVMSDKLKKACFVDDIAGLDESPIATAYARARGTDRMSSFGDFISLSDTCDETCANLIKREVSDGVIAPDFTDAALEVLKQKKNGNYLILKVNEKFRAPEVETKQVFGVTFEQKHNDIKIDKSCLNDVVTEIKDIPEDAKDDLVIALITLKYTQSNSVAYAADGQTIGVGAGQQSRVHCTRLAGSKADNWHLRQSEKVLDLPFKEGIKRPNKDNFIDRYIAMEDTPEARGDFDWKELFSEKPEVFTVEEKRQILDESTGVSVASDAFFPFSDNIDRAHESGVSYIAQPGGSTRDDLVIDSCNKYGIAMAFTGFRLFHH, encoded by the coding sequence ATGAAAAAAATCGAATTAAAATACGGATGTAACCCAAATCAAAAGCCAGCTTCTGTATATATGGAAGATGGTTCAGAATTGCCTTTTGAGGTTTTAAATGGCAAACCTGGATATATTAACCTTCTAGATGCTTTAAATGGATGGCAGCTGGTAAGTGAGATAAAGGAGGCGACTGGTAAAGCTACAGCTGCTTCTTTTAAGCATGTAAGTCCTTCGTCTGCTGCTGTTGGGAGAGTTATGAGCGATAAGCTTAAAAAAGCTTGCTTTGTAGATGATATTGCTGGTCTAGATGAATCTCCGATTGCAACAGCATATGCGAGGGCTCGTGGGACTGACCGTATGTCATCATTTGGTGATTTCATTTCTTTGAGTGATACTTGTGACGAAACATGTGCGAATCTAATTAAGAGAGAAGTTTCTGATGGTGTAATTGCTCCAGATTTTACTGACGCAGCACTAGAGGTATTGAAACAGAAGAAAAATGGAAATTATCTGATTCTCAAAGTGAATGAAAAGTTCAGAGCACCTGAAGTTGAGACAAAGCAGGTATTTGGCGTTACTTTTGAACAGAAGCATAATGATATAAAAATAGACAAGTCTTGCCTTAATGATGTAGTGACTGAAATAAAGGATATTCCAGAGGATGCTAAGGATGATTTGGTAATTGCCCTAATAACACTTAAGTATACACAGTCAAACTCTGTTGCATATGCAGCAGATGGTCAGACAATTGGAGTAGGAGCTGGTCAGCAGTCAAGAGTTCACTGCACTCGTCTTGCTGGTTCAAAGGCTGATAATTGGCATCTCAGACAGTCTGAAAAGGTACTCGATCTACCTTTTAAGGAAGGTATAAAGAGACCCAACAAGGATAACTTTATAGATAGATATATAGCAATGGAGGATACGCCTGAAGCTAGAGGGGATTTTGACTGGAAGGAATTATTCTCGGAGAAGCCTGAGGTCTTTACAGTTGAAGAAAAAAGACAGATTCTTGATGAGAGTACAGGCGTATCAGTAGCATCAGATGCATTCTTTCCATTTAGCGATAATATCGACAGGGCTCATGAAAGTGGTGTTTCGTATATTGCCCAGCCTGGAGGCTCGACCCGCGATGATCTAGTTATTGATTCTTGTAACAAGTATGGAATAGCTATGGCGTTTACAGGATTCAGACTGTTCCATCACTAA